From the uncultured Desulfovibrio sp. genome, one window contains:
- a CDS encoding DUF485 domain-containing protein → MASELTQRIEKNTQYQHLIKTRNALGWRLTLVVFAAYYCFILVVAFDKQLFATPLAAGMTTTWGIPLGIGIILLTVVLTAVYVRKANNEFDPALKQILEKEVQS, encoded by the coding sequence ATGGCCTCAGAACTGACGCAACGAATCGAAAAAAATACGCAATACCAGCACCTGATCAAGACGCGCAACGCCCTTGGCTGGCGCCTCACGCTTGTGGTTTTTGCCGCATATTACTGTTTTATTCTGGTTGTCGCCTTTGACAAGCAGCTCTTTGCCACACCTCTTGCAGCAGGAATGACGACGACATGGGGCATCCCCCTGGGCATCGGCATCATCCTGCTGACCGTTGTGCTTACGGCGGTCTACGTTCGCAAGGCCAACAACGAATTTGACCCTGCGCTCAAGCAGATTCTTGAAAAAGAGGTGCAGTCATGA